The Pseudomonas viciae genomic interval ATCAGCCACCCCAGACAGGAGCCCAGCCATGAAGCGTTGGTGGATGGTCTCGGCCGGGCTGTTGCTGGCTGCCTGTTCGAAGGAGGAAGCCCCACCGGAGCCGGTGCGACCGGTGTTGTCCATCGAGGTCCAGGCGCTTGACCAACAAGCCCTCGGGCGGTTCGCCGGGAGTATCCAGGCGCGTTACGAGAGCAATGTGGGTTTCCGCGTGCCAGGGCGGATCGCCAGTCGCAACGTTGATGTTGGCGCTGAGGTGAAGAAGGGCGACTTGCTCGCCACGCTCGACCCTACCGATCAGCAGAACCAGTTGCGCGCGGCCCAGGGCGATCTGGCGCGGATCGAGGCGCAGTACATCAACGCCCAGGCCAATGCCCGTCGGCAACAACAATTGTTTGACCGTGGCGTCGGTGCCCAGGCGCAACTGGACATCGCCCAGACCGACCTGAAAACCACCGGTGCATCCCTTGAGCAGGCCCGGGCCTCGGTAGAACAGGCCCGCGACCAACTCAACTACAGCGAGCTGCGCAGCGATCACGACGCGGTCGTCACCGCCTGGAATGCCGAAGCAGGGCAGGTGGTTACCGCCGGCCAGCAAGTGGTGACCTTGGCCCGTCCGGACATCAAGGAAGCAGTGATCGA includes:
- a CDS encoding efflux RND transporter periplasmic adaptor subunit codes for the protein MKRWWMVSAGLLLAACSKEEAPPEPVRPVLSIEVQALDQQALGRFAGSIQARYESNVGFRVPGRIASRNVDVGAEVKKGDLLATLDPTDQQNQLRAAQGDLARIEAQYINAQANARRQQQLFDRGVGAQAQLDIAQTDLKTTGASLEQARASVEQARDQLNYSELRSDHDAVVTAWNAEAGQVVTAGQQVVTLARPDIKEAVIDLPAGLAERLPADVVFEVAAQLDPASHTTATVREIEPQAQSATRTRRARLTLTDTPPGFRLGTAIGVTLSSTIEPRIELPLSALQEVDGKARIWLIDPQNQTVSPREVRILERSGDSVLVANGIKAGDRVVSAGVNSLKPGQKVKLDEDAR